Proteins encoded within one genomic window of Novosphingobium sp. EMRT-2:
- a CDS encoding sugar porter family MFS transporter — MAAVQQDRVNMALVGAIVSVATIGGLLFGYDSGAVNGTQAGLKAAFALDDNGLGFTVGSLLVGCAAGAFTAGRMADRFGRKRIMVLAAILFLTGALVQGLTGNHTLFVIARFFGGMAVGAASVLSPAYISEVAPAAIRGRLTSVQQVMIITGLTLAFVVNYVLAREAGDSLGQLGGVPAWRWMYIAQAIPAVVFLMALQFIPESPRYLVSSGHADEAHAVLSRLFGETEARRKVDEIRASFATDHRPRLADVLAPGTVLRPVVWAGLIIAVFQQFVGINVIFYYGETLWKLAGVSEQAALERNIISGLVSIAACFVTMALVDKVGRKPLLLIGSAGMTLSLGAMSWAFSRGTLDATGALQMDQHLGLIAVIAANIYVVFFNVSWGPVMWVMLGEMFPNQLRGSALAVCGLAQWGANYAVVQSFPAMASGLGLAETYVLYTLSAAVSFWLVKAFLPETKGKELEQMEGWGGH, encoded by the coding sequence ATGGCGGCAGTGCAGCAAGACCGGGTGAACATGGCGCTTGTGGGCGCCATCGTGTCGGTCGCCACGATCGGTGGCCTGCTGTTCGGATACGACAGCGGTGCGGTCAACGGCACGCAGGCGGGCCTGAAGGCGGCGTTCGCGCTCGATGACAATGGTCTTGGCTTCACCGTGGGATCGCTGCTGGTCGGTTGCGCCGCCGGCGCCTTCACCGCCGGGCGCATGGCCGACCGCTTCGGGCGCAAGCGCATCATGGTGCTGGCCGCGATCCTGTTTCTCACCGGCGCGCTGGTGCAGGGCCTTACCGGCAATCACACCCTGTTCGTGATCGCCCGCTTCTTCGGTGGCATGGCGGTGGGGGCGGCCAGCGTGCTATCGCCCGCCTACATTTCCGAAGTCGCGCCGGCAGCGATCCGCGGGCGGCTGACTAGCGTGCAGCAGGTCATGATCATCACCGGCCTGACGCTGGCCTTCGTCGTCAACTACGTGCTGGCCCGGGAAGCGGGGGATTCGCTGGGGCAACTGGGCGGCGTTCCGGCCTGGCGCTGGATGTATATCGCGCAGGCGATCCCGGCGGTGGTGTTCCTGATGGCGCTGCAGTTCATTCCGGAAAGCCCCCGCTACCTGGTCAGCAGCGGCCACGCCGACGAAGCCCATGCCGTGCTTTCGCGCCTGTTCGGTGAGACCGAGGCCCGCCGCAAGGTCGACGAGATCCGCGCGTCCTTCGCCACCGATCACCGCCCCCGCCTGGCCGACGTGCTGGCGCCGGGAACGGTGCTGCGCCCGGTCGTCTGGGCGGGGCTGATCATTGCCGTGTTCCAGCAGTTCGTCGGGATCAACGTGATTTTCTACTACGGCGAAACGCTGTGGAAGCTGGCGGGCGTTTCCGAACAAGCGGCGCTCGAACGCAACATCATATCGGGCCTCGTTTCGATCGCGGCCTGCTTCGTCACCATGGCGCTGGTCGACAAGGTGGGGCGGAAGCCGCTGCTGCTGATCGGATCGGCGGGGATGACGCTATCGCTCGGCGCGATGAGCTGGGCCTTTTCGCGCGGCACGCTCGACGCCACCGGGGCGCTGCAGATGGACCAGCACCTGGGCCTGATCGCGGTGATCGCGGCCAACATCTACGTCGTGTTCTTCAACGTCAGCTGGGGGCCGGTGATGTGGGTGATGCTGGGCGAGATGTTCCCCAACCAGTTGCGCGGATCGGCGCTGGCGGTGTGCGGGCTCGCCCAATGGGGCGCGAACTACGCCGTGGTGCAGAGCTTCCCGGCCATGGCGAGCGGCCTGGGCCTTGCCGAAACCTATGTGCTCTACACGCTGAGCGCGGCGGTGAGCTTCTGGCTGGTCAAGGCCTTCCTGCCCGAAACCAAGGGCAAGGAGCTGGAGCAGATGGAAGGCTGGGGCGGACATTAA